One Rossellomorea aquimaris DNA window includes the following coding sequences:
- a CDS encoding EsaB/YukD family protein — protein sequence MYIEITIDLERYDEKCFDLRLSNYHTVKKLVDLVWQSQKLTAEPREGYWIRIVNKREVIPGNTRLIDAGIHSGDRIEIL from the coding sequence ATGTATATTGAAATCACCATTGACTTAGAGCGATATGACGAGAAGTGCTTTGATCTTAGATTATCAAACTATCATACTGTAAAAAAATTGGTTGATCTTGTGTGGCAGTCTCAGAAGCTTACAGCTGAACCTAGAGAAGGCTATTGGATTCGGATTGTGAATAAAAGAGAAGTGATTCCTGGTAACACACGGTTGATTGATGCAGGAATTCATTCTGGAGATCGAATTGAAATTTTATAA
- a CDS encoding WXG100 family type VII secretion target, giving the protein MSGIIRVTPAELISMSNRYTSESSQVGEQISRLDNMISELEGMWEGESSRAFGEQYQTLRPSFLQMQQLLEDISMQLTSTAKSLEDADAQIANQIRG; this is encoded by the coding sequence ATGTCAGGAATTATTCGTGTTACCCCAGCAGAATTGATTAGTATGTCGAACCGATACACAAGTGAAAGCAGCCAAGTAGGAGAGCAGATTTCACGCCTGGATAATATGATTTCTGAGCTTGAAGGTATGTGGGAAGGTGAATCAAGCCGCGCGTTTGGAGAGCAATATCAAACTTTGCGCCCTTCATTCCTGCAAATGCAGCAACTGCTTGAAGACATCTCAATGCAATTGACTAGCACTGCTAAGTCTCTTGAAGATGCAGATGCTCAAATTGCCAATCAAATTCGCGGATAA
- a CDS encoding response regulator transcription factor, with protein sequence MKLLLIEDDTTLFNEIKERLSQWSYDVYGITDFNHVMQEFTEVKPDLVIIDIQLPKFDGFHWCRMIRTHSNVPILFLSSRDHPTDMVMSMQLGADDFIQKPFHFDVLIAKVQATLRRVYNYNTEQVSIKTWCGATVDYERNTVANERGSIELTKNEMYILKLLIEQKNKIVSRDALINSLWDDKRFISDNTLTVNVNRLRKRLEEIELGRFIETKVGQGYMAIEEDSP encoded by the coding sequence TTGAAATTATTACTAATCGAAGATGACACAACCCTTTTTAACGAAATCAAGGAGCGACTTTCCCAGTGGTCCTATGATGTATATGGAATCACGGACTTCAACCACGTTATGCAGGAGTTCACCGAAGTGAAACCGGATCTTGTGATCATTGATATCCAATTACCCAAATTCGACGGCTTCCACTGGTGCCGAATGATCCGTACACACTCCAATGTGCCGATCCTGTTCCTGTCCTCCCGTGATCACCCGACGGATATGGTCATGTCCATGCAGCTTGGGGCAGATGACTTCATCCAGAAGCCCTTTCATTTCGATGTACTGATTGCAAAGGTTCAAGCGACCCTTAGGAGAGTTTATAACTATAACACCGAACAGGTGAGCATCAAGACCTGGTGCGGGGCAACGGTTGATTATGAGCGTAACACCGTAGCCAATGAACGGGGGTCCATCGAATTGACGAAGAATGAAATGTACATCTTAAAGCTCCTAATTGAGCAGAAAAATAAGATTGTCAGCAGGGATGCGTTGATTAATAGCCTCTGGGATGATAAACGGTTCATCAGCGATAACACGTTGACCGTCAATGTGAACCGCCTTCGGAAACGGCTTGAAGAGATTGAATTGGGCCGCTTCATTGAAACCAAAGTGGGGCAAGGGTATATGGCCATTGAAGAGGATTCACCATGA
- a CDS encoding sensor histidine kinase: MIRTYLWERKSWILFFIALHLLWIFVAYIDKAIPLLPILYMVFLSMLFFIVFVFIRYQKETRFFKRLKEWDHNLNITGVDAPDTPFEEIVSDSLSEQANLLRKAASENRMLLEQEKDDLLSWIHEVKTPLTAMHLMIERLENQSLKAPLKYEWLRIHLLLDQQLHQKRMSFMENDLYIEKTNLESVIFQEIKTLQSWCIQKGIGFDIQLDITEVLSDAKWLAFMIRQLLTNAVKYSTTSDIIIKSYHQDDKVTLTIQDFGRGIDPKDLPRVFDKGFTSTIDHNDHASTGMGLYLTKRVSEPLLISIDITSKRGEGTRVNLTFPQKNDFVQLTGV, encoded by the coding sequence ATGATCCGTACATACTTATGGGAACGAAAAAGCTGGATATTGTTCTTTATCGCTCTTCACCTGTTATGGATCTTTGTTGCCTATATCGATAAGGCCATTCCCTTACTACCGATCCTTTATATGGTGTTTCTATCGATGCTCTTTTTCATCGTCTTCGTTTTCATTCGATATCAGAAGGAAACCCGTTTCTTTAAACGACTGAAAGAATGGGATCATAATCTCAATATTACAGGTGTGGATGCCCCCGATACACCATTTGAAGAAATCGTTTCGGATAGTCTATCGGAGCAGGCGAACCTTCTGAGGAAGGCAGCATCTGAAAATCGAATGCTGCTCGAACAGGAAAAGGATGACCTCCTGTCCTGGATCCATGAAGTGAAAACCCCACTGACAGCCATGCATTTGATGATTGAGCGTTTAGAGAACCAATCTTTAAAGGCTCCATTAAAATACGAATGGCTGCGGATCCACCTTCTGCTCGATCAACAGCTCCATCAGAAACGGATGTCGTTCATGGAGAATGATTTATATATCGAGAAAACCAATCTGGAGAGCGTTATATTTCAGGAAATAAAAACGCTGCAATCCTGGTGTATTCAAAAGGGTATTGGATTTGACATTCAACTGGATATCACGGAAGTGCTGAGCGATGCGAAATGGCTTGCTTTTATGATCAGGCAGTTATTAACCAATGCCGTTAAATACAGCACAACATCGGATATTATCATTAAAAGTTATCATCAAGATGATAAGGTGACCCTCACTATTCAAGATTTTGGCAGGGGAATAGACCCCAAGGACCTCCCGAGGGTCTTTGACAAAGGCTTCACCTCAACCATCGACCACAATGATCACGCTTCTACCGGAATGGGATTATATTTAACCAAAAGAGTTTCAGAACCTTTACTGATTTCTATAGATATTACGTCTAAACGAGGCGAAGGGACCCGGGTCAACCTCACCTTTCCCCAGAAGAATGATTTCGTCCAACTTACCGGCGTGTGA
- a CDS encoding ABC transporter ATP-binding protein, giving the protein MTILEATKLHKSYGNKFNKQEVLKGIDLSIQKGEFVSIMGASGSGKTTLLNVLSSIDKVSEGSIKIESNEMTMMKEKQLAEFRKNHLGFIFQDYNLLDTLTVKENILLPLSITKTPKKEADQKFNDLASELGILELKDKYPNEISGGQKQRTSAARAFIHEPSIIFADEPTGALDSKSASDLLNKLSELNQKLKATIVMVTHDPVAASYCSRVIFIKDGQIYTQLNKGEQERQHFFKDIMKTQGVLGGVQNEH; this is encoded by the coding sequence ATGACGATATTAGAAGCAACAAAACTTCATAAAAGCTACGGCAATAAATTCAATAAGCAGGAAGTCTTAAAGGGAATCGACCTGTCGATCCAAAAGGGAGAATTCGTCAGTATCATGGGGGCATCGGGTTCCGGCAAAACCACTCTCTTAAATGTCCTTTCCTCCATCGACAAAGTGAGTGAGGGTTCGATAAAGATTGAGAGCAATGAAATGACGATGATGAAAGAAAAGCAGCTCGCAGAGTTCCGAAAGAATCACCTGGGCTTTATCTTTCAGGATTACAATTTGCTCGACACGTTAACGGTGAAAGAAAATATTCTTCTGCCATTGTCCATCACAAAGACACCCAAAAAGGAAGCCGATCAGAAATTCAACGACCTTGCTTCGGAGCTTGGGATTCTTGAATTAAAAGATAAGTACCCGAACGAAATTTCGGGCGGACAAAAACAACGTACATCAGCAGCCCGGGCATTCATCCATGAACCAAGCATCATTTTCGCCGACGAGCCAACAGGTGCTCTCGATTCAAAGTCGGCCTCTGATCTCTTAAATAAGCTTAGTGAGTTAAATCAAAAGCTGAAAGCGACGATCGTCATGGTGACTCATGATCCTGTGGCAGCAAGCTACTGCAGTAGGGTGATTTTCATCAAGGACGGGCAAATTTATACTCAATTAAATAAAGGCGAACAGGAAAGACAGCACTTCTTCAAGGACATTATGAAAACCCAAGGGGTGCTCGGCGGGGTGCAGAATGAACATTAA
- a CDS encoding ABC transporter permease: MNINTLIFRNLKKNLKNYYLYVFALVFSVALYFAFVTLQYDPSMDATKGSIKGGAAVRAASVLLVAIVSIFLLYANTLFIKRRSKEIGLFQLIGMTKNKIFRILTVENFILYFGSLILGILIGFSFSKLIIMILFKITGVEAIATLHFSTHALIQTILVFCAIYLLIMLMNFVFIKRQSILSLFRVRSSTETKVKKISKFEIIIGILGMILVASGYYVSSKLFGGDFTTMPQLFGAMLVILGSVILGTYLFYKGSVSFIFNVIRKRKDGYLNINEVLSLSSIMFRMKSNALLLTIITTVSALAIALLSLSYIGYYSAEKTAQNNVPTDFSFTNTQDFQHFKDALLDNGIEFKKEEIEVIEVLVNLKGITDSEFGELNGSLDAMPNSVISEKDVEGVDVKEDETVFTGYSDLLQKVIPLHDSGVTELKGKTEVTKLNYLGMRDEYPISWYFTAGGSPVVIVDDNVFKRLKNDLDPAIQKESSLYIGVTIEQEKDILKANDLFHELSLDEGWANDSQYDMKAEQKQNIGLIMFIVGFLGLTFLITSGCILYFKQMDESEDEKPNYTILRKLGFTQGDLLKGIQAKQLFSFGIPLLIGLLHSYFAVQSGWFLFGAEVWTPMIIVMGLYTILYSIFGVLSVLYYKKVIKSSL; encoded by the coding sequence ATGAACATTAATACCCTTATTTTCAGAAATCTTAAGAAAAACCTCAAGAATTATTACCTTTATGTATTTGCTTTGGTCTTTAGTGTCGCGCTTTACTTCGCCTTTGTGACCCTGCAGTATGATCCATCCATGGATGCAACAAAGGGATCCATCAAAGGCGGCGCAGCGGTTCGTGCGGCTTCCGTTTTACTTGTAGCAATTGTCTCTATTTTTCTTTTATATGCTAATACGCTCTTTATTAAAAGAAGAAGTAAAGAAATCGGGTTATTTCAGTTAATCGGCATGACAAAAAATAAAATCTTTCGTATTTTGACCGTGGAGAACTTCATCCTTTATTTCGGGTCATTGATACTCGGCATCTTGATCGGATTCTCTTTCTCAAAATTGATCATCATGATCTTATTCAAAATAACCGGGGTCGAGGCAATCGCCACACTCCACTTCTCAACCCATGCACTTATCCAGACCATCCTTGTTTTCTGCGCGATCTACCTGCTGATCATGCTGATGAACTTTGTATTTATTAAAAGGCAAAGTATATTATCACTGTTCAGGGTACGTTCATCGACGGAAACCAAAGTGAAAAAAATTTCCAAGTTTGAGATCATCATCGGGATTTTGGGGATGATCCTGGTTGCCTCGGGGTACTACGTATCTTCCAAATTGTTTGGCGGGGACTTCACAACCATGCCTCAGCTGTTTGGAGCCATGCTAGTTATACTCGGCTCAGTCATTCTCGGAACCTATCTTTTTTATAAAGGGTCCGTCAGCTTTATTTTCAACGTCATCCGAAAAAGGAAAGATGGCTACTTGAACATCAATGAGGTACTATCCCTTTCATCCATCATGTTCAGGATGAAATCCAATGCCTTACTATTGACAATCATCACGACCGTATCGGCTCTTGCTATCGCTTTATTGTCCTTAAGCTATATCGGCTATTACTCGGCTGAAAAAACAGCTCAAAATAATGTTCCGACCGATTTTTCATTTACAAATACACAAGACTTCCAACACTTTAAAGATGCCCTACTGGACAATGGCATCGAATTCAAGAAGGAAGAAATCGAAGTCATTGAAGTGTTGGTCAACCTGAAAGGCATTACAGACTCTGAATTTGGGGAACTGAACGGTTCATTGGATGCCATGCCGAACTCGGTCATCAGCGAGAAAGACGTTGAAGGCGTCGATGTAAAAGAAGACGAAACGGTCTTTACAGGATATAGTGACTTACTTCAAAAGGTCATTCCGTTACATGATTCAGGGGTGACGGAACTGAAAGGAAAGACGGAGGTCACCAAGCTTAATTACTTGGGAATGAGGGATGAATACCCGATTTCATGGTATTTTACAGCAGGGGGCTCACCTGTTGTGATCGTAGATGACAATGTATTCAAACGCCTGAAGAATGATTTAGATCCTGCTATCCAGAAGGAATCTTCTCTCTACATCGGGGTGACGATTGAACAAGAAAAAGATATCTTGAAAGCAAACGACCTCTTTCATGAGTTAAGCCTCGACGAAGGATGGGCAAACGATTCCCAGTATGATATGAAAGCAGAACAGAAACAAAATATCGGACTCATCATGTTCATCGTCGGGTTCCTTGGTCTCACCTTCCTGATCACATCCGGATGCATCCTGTACTTTAAGCAAATGGACGAAAGTGAAGATGAGAAACCGAACTATACGATTTTAAGAAAACTGGGCTTCACTCAGGGTGACTTGTTGAAAGGCATTCAAGCCAAGCAGCTCTTCAGCTTCGGAATCCCTCTCCTCATCGGCCTGCTGCACAGTTACTTCGCGGTTCAATCCGGATGGTTCCTGTTCGGTGCCGAGGTTTGGACGCCGATGATCATTGTAATGGGGTTATACACGATTCTGTATTCAATCTTTGGTGTATTATCGGTACTTTATTATAAAAAAGTGATTAAATCATCGCTATAA
- a CDS encoding LXG domain-containing protein: MKTLDVMSLDSGIEQVLQKLTQQKEQMIEIESAINDFISQDASFKGKGGQSIRSFYQDSHQSFLGFYQQMVTTYESTLKAIKNELQGLEPAQNGYIQESFLQNDMENGLNRGRDVVMDITSESNETIQSVQDIVSLPRLQDDSFLQQVHVARQQKDQTVEKLHQFDQSQSANLEPIQQDVHTMNQYIHQIQGLFSNGKISIDTYQPNSCYNPQYESDSGSTNPYLELTNNPRFVENGVEAADTVNGLQPEWNPTPTLGINFDQWREQPINAATNLGIATAAGYGAAKGVNLARKGFGVTKSSYTTAQGKDRVRVKVDRPELYNVKKRTYSGTNATNYTKLYKFVDPMTSVKESFKWAGNRIGYIGVGTTVVGDIIHGVQHKQSGSEIAGNVTGDVVVAGASIWGAAYAGAQAGAYAGTLGGPVGVAVGAVAGAVGGIVVTTLLSDLKLMDVDGDGESDSIGDAIKKGTTGLIDKVGSWFS; encoded by the coding sequence ATGAAAACACTGGATGTCATGTCTCTGGATTCAGGAATAGAACAAGTGCTTCAAAAGTTAACCCAGCAAAAAGAGCAGATGATCGAAATCGAATCAGCCATAAATGACTTTATTTCTCAAGATGCCTCTTTCAAAGGAAAAGGGGGTCAATCGATACGGTCTTTTTATCAGGATTCTCATCAATCCTTTCTGGGGTTCTATCAGCAAATGGTGACAACATATGAATCTACCCTGAAAGCCATTAAAAATGAATTACAAGGGTTGGAGCCAGCCCAAAATGGATATATACAGGAAAGCTTTTTACAGAATGACATGGAAAACGGATTAAATCGGGGAAGAGATGTGGTCATGGACATAACAAGTGAGTCCAATGAAACGATTCAAAGTGTTCAAGATATCGTCTCATTACCAAGATTACAGGATGATTCTTTCCTTCAGCAGGTTCACGTTGCGAGGCAGCAAAAAGATCAAACCGTCGAAAAACTTCACCAGTTTGATCAAAGTCAATCCGCCAACCTGGAGCCCATTCAACAGGACGTCCACACCATGAACCAATACATCCACCAAATCCAGGGTCTTTTCTCCAACGGGAAAATTTCGATCGATACGTATCAGCCCAACAGCTGTTACAACCCTCAATATGAGTCCGATAGCGGGTCGACAAACCCTTATTTAGAGCTGACCAACAATCCCCGATTTGTCGAGAATGGGGTTGAAGCGGCTGATACGGTGAATGGATTGCAACCGGAATGGAATCCTACGCCGACACTAGGGATCAATTTTGATCAGTGGCGAGAGCAGCCGATTAACGCGGCGACGAATTTGGGTATTGCGACTGCTGCCGGGTATGGGGCGGCGAAAGGTGTGAATCTAGCCAGAAAAGGTTTTGGTGTGACGAAAAGCAGTTATACTACAGCACAGGGTAAGGATAGGGTGAGGGTAAAGGTAGATAGACCGGAATTATACAATGTGAAGAAAAGAACCTATTCAGGTACGAATGCCACAAACTATACAAAGCTCTATAAATTTGTCGATCCTATGACCAGTGTCAAAGAGTCATTTAAGTGGGCTGGAAACAGAATCGGTTACATCGGTGTGGGAACAACTGTTGTTGGTGATATCATCCACGGGGTTCAGCATAAACAGTCTGGTAGTGAAATTGCTGGAAATGTAACAGGAGATGTCGTGGTGGCAGGAGCATCCATTTGGGGTGCCGCCTATGCAGGAGCACAGGCAGGTGCCTATGCAGGAACATTAGGTGGTCCAGTTGGTGTAGCGGTAGGTGCAGTTGCAGGGGCTGTAGGAGGGATAGTGGTTACCACCTTATTAAGTGATTTAAAGCTTATGGATGTTGATGGTGATGGCGAGAGTGATTCAATTGGAGATGCAATTAAAAAAGGTACAACAGGGCTTATTGATAAAGTCGGCTCATGGTTTAGTTAA
- a CDS encoding YwqI/YxiC family protein has translation MGNEIRVVQGEIDHHLSKIKSSAESLQPDVPSNIGHENRLEVVTKLNELNQSMEQMVQSYKELLMRNEELTRQAVQDMADADQELSSHIKAR, from the coding sequence ATGGGTAATGAAATCAGAGTAGTGCAAGGTGAGATAGACCACCACCTTTCAAAAATTAAGTCCTCTGCAGAATCTCTTCAACCGGATGTACCTAGTAACATTGGACATGAAAATCGCCTGGAAGTGGTAACAAAATTGAACGAGTTGAACCAAAGCATGGAACAGATGGTACAGAGTTATAAAGAATTGCTTATGCGAAATGAAGAATTGACACGACAGGCTGTCCAGGATATGGCGGATGCCGATCAGGAACTGTCTTCACATATCAAAGCCAGGTAA
- a CDS encoding DUF5082 domain-containing protein, translating to MSLYYYYGLLREKREQLQRLQACQSKLQGNKQEFSSYRESITNPELSAFTWQGTLANKFDEIRVEGMLHYFTDIENNQFSEVFSMLSSNMQTIRSEIQAIEQTIHRLESEAEATVE from the coding sequence TTGTCTTTATATTATTACTACGGGTTGTTAAGGGAAAAACGTGAGCAACTTCAAAGGCTTCAGGCGTGTCAGAGCAAACTTCAAGGCAACAAACAGGAATTTTCAAGTTATCGGGAATCCATTACAAATCCTGAATTATCTGCATTCACATGGCAAGGGACGCTTGCAAATAAATTTGATGAAATAAGGGTTGAAGGAATGCTTCATTACTTTACAGATATTGAAAATAACCAGTTTAGTGAAGTGTTCTCTATGCTGAGCAGTAATATGCAAACTATAAGAAGTGAAATCCAGGCGATTGAACAGACCATTCATAGGTTGGAATCTGAAGCTGAAGCAACAGTTGAATAG
- a CDS encoding PH domain-containing protein produces the protein MYINITEPTQTISIKATKVWRISNTIGHTAALLLIGALMICSDRFDWYDWIGIVLYILGVLFIVSSIFSIFIEPIYLQRTWRYQVDHEFVQLKFGKVQQQHILIPMAKVEYVRTEQGPIMRRYDLYDLEIGTTTSSHKIPAIPANVAKTLKAEIATFAKIRDKDPKEGELGA, from the coding sequence ATGTACATAAACATAACTGAACCAACACAAACCATATCAATAAAAGCCACTAAAGTGTGGAGAATATCCAACACGATAGGACATACAGCAGCACTGCTCCTCATAGGAGCCCTAATGATATGCAGTGACCGATTCGATTGGTACGACTGGATCGGGATCGTTCTTTACATTCTGGGAGTGCTGTTCATTGTCTCTTCCATTTTCTCCATCTTCATTGAACCCATTTATCTGCAAAGAACCTGGCGCTATCAGGTCGATCATGAATTCGTTCAGTTGAAATTCGGGAAGGTTCAGCAGCAGCATATCCTGATACCCATGGCGAAAGTGGAATACGTCCGCACAGAACAGGGACCCATCATGCGTCGCTATGACCTTTATGACCTTGAAATCGGGACTACGACCTCCAGTCACAAAATACCTGCCATACCGGCAAATGTAGCAAAGACATTGAAAGCAGAAATTGCCACCTTCGCAAAGATTCGGGATAAAGATCCAAAGGAAGGAGAACTAGGAGCATGA
- a CDS encoding PH domain-containing protein, translating to MTHFAKRYHPAYIIVEIVSTAKGQFGFYILLFLLKANSTAGWVIWGRYALLAATAVSVLSIFAKWLFNRYELSNETILFREGMFVKKQKTVSWDRIHSHRSNTTFIHRWFGLTSLTMETGTSGENAQFEFPVITQGEKVRILSYLEQKQNRDESKDGIKPERTVHFQATRKDLIKASFTSLSFLAIFPLLSAIYFNLADFFSIEESAESAWHYLLDHVWILIVLFLAAMILSIFIAFVKTYMKYGNYVISDDQERIYIDKGIGNEVSYSISKNKVQAVRVEQSIVKRMLGLVSIKLISAGSFEGEKEEISSLYPFMPKREAYDMLHTILPHYPIKEEMERFPLKVLWLKLFQPYYLTIAAVVGLWIFKREWIWIAGIAFGVSILLRILDYWFTSYTRHNQTVQIRKGGWLNETFITHRDRIQQVTVKHDWLDRKFGVATIMFSNRANPSHESLLFGVSKEEAGIFYEWYHKKSVSN from the coding sequence ATGACCCATTTTGCCAAAAGATATCACCCCGCTTATATCATCGTGGAAATAGTATCAACCGCGAAGGGCCAATTTGGGTTCTACATCCTCCTGTTCCTCCTGAAGGCGAATTCAACTGCCGGATGGGTGATATGGGGCCGCTACGCCCTGTTGGCTGCAACAGCGGTGTCTGTCCTGTCGATCTTTGCCAAGTGGCTTTTCAACCGCTATGAATTAAGTAATGAAACCATCCTTTTCAGAGAAGGGATGTTCGTTAAAAAGCAAAAAACGGTCTCCTGGGATCGGATCCACAGCCATCGATCCAATACGACCTTCATTCATCGCTGGTTTGGATTAACTTCTTTAACCATGGAGACAGGGACGAGTGGAGAAAATGCCCAATTTGAATTTCCCGTCATCACACAAGGAGAGAAAGTTCGCATTTTATCTTATCTCGAACAGAAGCAAAACAGAGATGAATCAAAAGATGGTATAAAGCCGGAACGCACGGTACACTTTCAAGCAACCAGGAAAGACCTGATTAAAGCCTCCTTCACTTCACTCAGTTTCCTGGCGATCTTCCCATTACTGAGTGCCATCTATTTCAATTTGGCCGATTTCTTTTCCATCGAAGAATCAGCAGAAAGTGCCTGGCACTACTTGCTCGATCATGTGTGGATCCTGATCGTCCTTTTTCTCGCTGCCATGATCCTGTCCATCTTCATCGCCTTTGTAAAAACGTATATGAAGTATGGAAACTATGTCATTAGTGATGACCAGGAACGGATTTATATCGATAAAGGGATAGGGAATGAGGTCAGCTACTCGATTTCAAAGAATAAAGTACAGGCTGTCAGAGTGGAACAATCCATTGTGAAGAGGATGCTCGGGCTTGTTTCGATCAAGTTGATCAGTGCCGGCTCCTTTGAAGGTGAAAAAGAGGAAATAAGTTCTTTATATCCCTTTATGCCAAAACGTGAAGCTTATGATATGCTGCACACCATCCTTCCCCACTACCCGATCAAAGAGGAGATGGAACGCTTCCCGCTAAAGGTCCTTTGGCTGAAGCTTTTCCAACCGTATTATTTGACGATTGCTGCTGTAGTGGGCCTATGGATCTTTAAGAGGGAATGGATATGGATTGCAGGCATTGCCTTTGGAGTATCCATCCTCCTTCGAATCCTTGATTACTGGTTTACAAGCTACACCCGCCACAATCAAACCGTCCAAATTCGAAAGGGAGGGTGGTTGAACGAAACCTTTATCACACATCGGGACCGGATTCAGCAGGTGACTGTGAAGCATGACTGGCTAGATCGAAAATTCGGAGTGGCTACCATCATGTTCTCGAATCGGGCAAATCCGAGTCATGAGAGTTTGTTGTTTGGGGTTTCGAAAGAGGAAGCTGGTATTTTTTATGAATGGTATCATAAGAAATCCGTCTCGAATTGA
- a CDS encoding malate:quinone oxidoreductase — translation MSSIQKKTDVILIGAGVMSATLGSLLKELAPEWEIKVFEKLASAGEESSNEWNNAGTGHAALCELNYTSEKSDGSIDISKAAKINEQFQLSRQFWSYLVNKDLIGNPQDFIMPIPHMSMVQGENNVAFLKKRLEALSSNPLFQGMEFSDDPDKLKEWIPLIMEGRTSNEPIAATKIDSGTDVNFGALTRMMFDHLTRQNVEINYKHSVKDIKRTSDGSWEVKVHNIDSGKIEHHTAKFVFIGGGGGSLPLLQKTGIPESKHIGGFPVSGLFMVCNNPEVVAQHHAKVYGKAKVGAPPMSVPHLDTRYIGNKKSLLFGPFAGFSPKFLKTGSNLDLLGSVKPNNVLTMLAAGAKEMSLTKYLIQQVLLSNEKRMEELREFIPNAKSEDWDIVVAGQRVQVIKDTEAGGKGTLQFGTEVVSSADGSVAALLGASPGASTAVHVMLEVFGKCFPQHMNEWEPKLKEMIPSYGVSLVDNPELFKEIHTSTAETLGLNGKELAYS, via the coding sequence ATGAGCAGCATACAGAAAAAAACAGACGTTATTTTAATTGGTGCCGGAGTCATGAGCGCGACTTTGGGATCTTTGCTGAAAGAGTTAGCACCGGAATGGGAAATCAAAGTGTTTGAGAAACTCGCAAGTGCAGGTGAAGAAAGCTCGAACGAATGGAATAATGCGGGTACGGGGCATGCTGCATTGTGCGAACTCAATTATACGTCCGAGAAATCAGATGGATCGATAGATATAAGTAAAGCGGCAAAAATCAATGAGCAGTTCCAGCTTTCAAGACAGTTTTGGTCTTATCTTGTAAACAAAGATTTAATAGGTAATCCGCAAGACTTTATCATGCCTATACCTCATATGAGTATGGTACAAGGGGAAAATAATGTAGCATTTTTGAAAAAACGATTGGAAGCGCTGTCAAGCAATCCCTTGTTTCAAGGGATGGAATTTTCCGATGACCCTGACAAACTGAAGGAGTGGATTCCGCTCATCATGGAAGGCCGTACATCTAATGAACCGATAGCGGCAACCAAAATCGACTCCGGGACAGACGTCAACTTCGGGGCATTAACACGGATGATGTTTGACCATTTAACTAGGCAAAATGTCGAGATAAACTACAAGCATAGTGTGAAGGATATTAAACGTACCAGTGACGGGTCTTGGGAAGTCAAGGTGCATAACATCGACAGCGGTAAGATCGAACATCACACGGCAAAGTTTGTCTTTATCGGCGGTGGGGGCGGAAGTCTTCCTTTACTGCAAAAAACCGGTATTCCTGAATCAAAGCATATTGGAGGGTTCCCGGTAAGCGGACTGTTTATGGTATGTAACAATCCGGAAGTAGTAGCGCAGCATCATGCCAAAGTATATGGTAAAGCCAAGGTGGGGGCTCCTCCAATGTCCGTTCCTCATCTTGATACACGTTATATCGGTAACAAAAAATCGTTACTGTTTGGACCGTTTGCCGGATTTTCGCCCAAGTTCTTAAAAACGGGATCAAATTTGGATTTATTAGGTTCCGTCAAACCGAATAACGTCCTTACGATGCTCGCGGCAGGTGCCAAAGAGATGTCATTGACTAAATACCTGATCCAGCAAGTGTTGTTGTCGAATGAAAAGCGCATGGAAGAACTGCGGGAGTTTATTCCTAACGCCAAAAGCGAGGATTGGGATATCGTAGTGGCCGGCCAACGTGTGCAGGTGATCAAGGATACTGAGGCAGGCGGGAAAGGAACTCTTCAATTCGGTACGGAAGTAGTCAGTTCCGCTGATGGATCTGTAGCTGCATTGCTTGGCGCTTCACCGGGTGCTTCTACTGCCGTTCACGTTATGCTCGAGGTGTTTGGCAAATGCTTCCCACAGCATATGAATGAGTGGGAGCCGAAACTGAAGGAAATGATTCCTTCTTATGGTGTGTCACTGGTGGATAACCCGGAGCTGTTTAAAGAAATTCATACTTCAACAGCAGAGACGCTTGGTCTGAACGGGAAAGAGTTAGCTTACAGTTAA